Within Sphingobium sp. KCTC 72723, the genomic segment AAGAAGCTGGGCATCGAGGAAGGCACGCAGCTGCCCCGCACGCTGATCGAATATTGCTACAAGGATGACGCGCTGGGCGACCCGCTGATTTCCGAAGAGCATATCGCCTGCTTTGGCTGGGCGACGCAGGAAGAAATGCACGACATCGCCGACATGGCGATCCGCGTGAACGATTTCATGTGCGGGCTTTTTGCGGGCATCGGCATCCGCCTGATCGACTTCAAGCTGGAGTTCGGGCGGCTTTATGACGGCGATTACAGCCGCATCATCCTGGCCGACGAAATCAGCCCCGATGGTTGCCGCCTGTGGGACATGGTGACCAACGAAAAGCTGGACAAGGACAGGTTCCGCCGCGACCTAGGCGGCGAAGTCGAAGCCTATCAGGAAGTGGCACGCCGCCTTGGCCTGCTGCCCGAAGGGCTGGACACCACGGTCCTTGACCTCGACACCCATCGCAAGAAGCGCGAGAAGGAAGAAGGCTGATCCTTTCGGCCTGAACGCAAAAAGCCCGGCGCAAGCATCCGCTTCCGCCGGGCTTTTCGTATCCGATCTGATTTCAGGCGATCAGCGCGTCGGCGACCAGCTTGATGCCC encodes:
- the purC gene encoding phosphoribosylaminoimidazolesuccinocarboxamide synthase, giving the protein MARRRQIYEGKAKILYEGPEPGTIIQYFKDDATAFNAQKKGTISGKGVLNNRISEHIFTLLGQIGIPTHFIRRLNMREQLVRQVEIVPIEVVVRNVAAGSLSKKLGIEEGTQLPRTLIEYCYKDDALGDPLISEEHIACFGWATQEEMHDIADMAIRVNDFMCGLFAGIGIRLIDFKLEFGRLYDGDYSRIILADEISPDGCRLWDMVTNEKLDKDRFRRDLGGEVEAYQEVARRLGLLPEGLDTTVLDLDTHRKKREKEEG